The genomic interval AGACTGTGGGTTCCAGGGAGAAGAGGGGCACTGCCAGAAAGAGCTGATTCTCTCCTCACACTGCACGTGATCCAGCCAGGTGGGGCCGGACACCCTACCATAGGGTAGGCGCATTTCCAGAGACCCTCTGttcccacagcccagctccttgCATGCCAGCGACACCGTTTTGGGAGTCACTGAGTTGGAGCAAACGCCACCCCATGTGCCATTGTAGAAAACTTGCAGCCGCCCGGAGCAATTGTTGCTGTTCTCCAGCCTCAGGGCCATGAAATCTGGGAGGAAAGACCCCAAAACCTAACAGGCTACTCTGGGGCTCTGGGGGCAGAGAAGCCTCTTcacccaacacacacacacacacacacagagcaggcTCTCAGCTGGGCAGAGGCACCTCCCTTTTGCCAGGGGACAATGATGTCCCTGATGGCCGGACACCCACGCCCTCCCTGACAACCCTTGGGGACACCTGGTGGGACCAAGGAGGTTCATGCAGGGGCACCCCCAGGACAGgctgaggcaggaggggctcagAGACAGCCAGGAACAGCCTCAGCCATTGCCAGCTTTCCCCTTGTTCCCACTTCCCCAGGCACAGGgatcccaccacagctcctggcaCACACCTGAGCAGATGACTCCTGCGTCCTCTTTGTGCCCACagtcctgctgctcccaggacACTGCTGGGCAATCCCAGAGAGCAGATTCATTCCCAGAGCAGTTCACGTTGTCCAGCCAGATCTCCCCGGAGCCTGCCCCGAATTGAGCGAAGCGAACGGCATCCACTGCCCCTCCGCAGTCCAGCTGGCGGCAAACGACGGTGGCATCAAGCAGGTCCCAGCCATCATCGCAGACagtgccccagctgccctggtTGTAGACCTCCACTCTCCCGGCGCAGCGCCCAGGCCCGTCCACCAGCCGGATTTGCCAACTCCCTGTGGTGGGAAGAAACCCCGGCTGCCATCAGGGGCTGGTGTCCACCCAGCCCAGAGCCTGCGGGGGGGGAtgggcaggggggtctgggcagtGCCACTCACCTGAGCAAACCACCCCCACGTCCTCCATCATCTCCGCCACCCGCGCATTCTTGGGCAGGGAGGTGCGGCAGGCGGTCAGGCTGGTCTCCTGCCCTGCACACCGGACCCCTCGCAGCCCCACGGGGCCCCTCCCTCTCTGAGCCTTCAGGGGTTTGTAGGCTGCCGTCGCTGCTCCACACCGCAGCTGCTGGCACACCACATTGGCCTCCTGCATGTCCCAGTTGTCATCCAGGACTCTGCCCCATGTCCCGTGGTGGAAGATCTCCACTCGCCCGTTACACTGGCTCTCCCCACCCACCAGTCGCAGGGATTTGGAGTCAGCTGGGCCTGGGAAGAGCAGCCATGGTCCAGCCTTGGTGGCATTGGTGGCATGCCTCCAGGCTCTGATCCTTGGAGCTTGCCTGCCTATCCCCAGCCCTCCACAAGGAGCTCCTGGGCCAGGGCTCCATGGGGCTGGTTGCCACTTCCTGAGCCTTCCTGAATGAGGTGCCAGCCTTGCTCTTGGCAGGGCAGAGTCACAGAGCATCCCCCTGCCAAGGCAGGTCCCGTGGGAGGGACCAGCGTGGGCCAGGGGTGGGCAGTGCCACAACAGGCTTTGCCCAGCCTCAGCACTGTCACTGCTGAGACCCAGCACAGCCCGCATGGCTCTGCCTGTCCGTGTCCCTGGGAATGGGGACCGGGAGCCGGCGtccctggcagggagcagagcgAGGGGGGCCTGCCCAAGCGAGCGGTACAAGCCTGGGGCTTGTGCTGAGCAGGGGGCAAAGCCtgtctgttaaagaaaatgtatctggaattaagaaatttaaattaagacttttaaagtgctgaagctgctgaatGGCAGAACCAAGCCTCGTCCCTAGTGTAGCCCTgatccaaggctggtttaaaacttgGTCAAGTTCATCAGTGGCAGAACAGAGAAGCAACAGATGATCAATTTGTGCACACAGGTGCTCCCAGAAATGTGGGTGTTTCTAGGAAAAATTAGTATACAAATAGGAATATTCATATTAGTATTCAATATTACTAGGAGTAATCAGAGTATTCAGAATTAgtgaataggaattgcttgttcaaagacgAAGCGTGCTTGAAGgagtgtgtgagttaaagcagcagaaagaagatcaCGATCCGAGGAGGAGCCTGGAACCGAGGAGATGAATCCCCTGGGACAGGGTCAAGTGATGGATTTGCAGAATTGACAGGACCAAAGGAAACTCCTAAAAACTTCAGACACCAACTAATGGTTTGATAAGTGTCTATAAGCCATGCTGTATCGCTTggttctctgccactcactggGGTGGTGGCCCAGCTCCGAGTGGTAATGAAAGCAAGCCCAGCGGTAACCACATCCGCGTGTTTTCCCTTTAACACCAGCCCCACTTGAAGCTCAGCCCCTTGgtgtgctgctcctgctgggggCACCCCGGCAGACCCTGTGGTGGTCAGCTTGGGCTCTGAGCATATCCctggggggctgggacagggccGTCTGCAGCCAGAGGAGTGGGGAcaagccctgcagccctgtcccAGGCCCATCCCACCATGGATGAGTCTGAATGGTGGAGTCCTGGCCGTGGATCCAGGGCTGGAACTGCCACCTTGAATGGCAAAGACACCTGCCCCTATTCAGTCCTCTGCTCTCCCACAGCAGAGCCGTCAGTCCGAGTGGGGAAAGCCCTCCAGATTGCTCCTGGTGGAATCCTGGCACTGGCACGGGGTACCCTGCTTTGGGTTGCTGTCTTGCATTCAAGAGGGAAATGGAATTAACCCATTTTTTGTTCTCCCAGCACTCACCTGAGCAAATGACAGCGGCTTCATCCTCACGGGAGCAGGGTGAGGCCCCCAGGGTGGTCATGGAGCACTGCCCCAGGTGCTCTTCAGTCCCGTTACAGTGAAATGAATCTCTCCAGATGGGGCCAGTTCCTCTCCCAAAGCGCCCTCGCTCGGGAATGGTCTCCGCAAACCCGCAGTTGAGGTGACGACAGAGAACGTGGGCATCCAAGAGATCCCAGCGGGAGGCACAGAGGCTGCCCCAGGTCCCCTGCACCTGGACCTCCACCCTCCCCTCGCACGCTGTGCCATTGTTCAGCCTGAACCCCGTGTACTCTGGGAACAGAGAAGGACGAGGCAGGGCAGACCTGTGCTCTCGCTCcctcagcagctggaggagaggccAAGCGGAGGAGACCCtgcccttctcttccttctgcatCACTTTAGGGCTGCAGGCAACCACGTCACGCCTGCCATCCTCACGCCTGGCGCAGCACCCTCCCTGCCCTActcccctgtccccagcatcACCCTCCTGTTTGACGCCCCAGCAGGAATCCTTACGTGTACAGATGATGCCAGCGGCGTTCCCGTGGGTGCAAGGCTGGTCCCTGGGAGGTCCCCTGGGGCAGGAGACGAGGAGGGATTCATTCCCCATGCACTGCAGTAGTCCGTTCCACATGGGACCGGCGTGCTCTCCAAAGGGAGCTGCCCCAACCACGGACAGGGCTGCGCCGcactgcagctccctgcagacCACATCAGCGGCTTTGGGACCAAAGTCTGAGTCACAGACGGCTCTCCAGCTGCCCCTGCTATGGATCTCCACGCGTCCTGAGCAGGGGCTGTCACCTCCAGTCAGCTGGACAAATCCTGGAGAAATCAAAGACTCCTAGGAGTCCCTCGAGCCCTCTGGCAGTTACATGCCCACGTCCCATCtccaaggcagctgcaggcaaaaagcccaccacacccccccAGAGCTCCCAGGGGGTGCTGGTGTCCCAGACATGCCAGGGCccccctgctgctcctcagacATCAGCACGGCACTTGTGGGTTTCCTTCTCTCCCaaacccccagccccaggggcgGCTCAAAGCCTGGCACCGGGCATGGCAGCACCCAGAGCACCAGAGCCCAAGGAGACCCTGCCCcggggctgtgggtggccgcGTGAGCTGCTCTCAGTGCCACTGGCCTCAGGGGACCTGGTCCTCAGCACTGTGAGAGAGGTCCTGGCTGAATGGGAGGAGAAAGATGGGAACCAACAGAGGCTGCGGGCCCAGGGCACCCACAGAGGGTGGGCTGCGCCACATCAGGGGTCAGGCAAGGGCAGGTTCCCGCTGGCCCTTCCTCAGGGCTCAAGGAAACCAGCAATGACTGTCCCAGCCTAGCAGTGTGACCAGCCACACCAGGCCATTCCCCAGTGCCCCCCGTTTCCCTGAGGGCACATCCAGGtgccttcccccaccccagccgCAAAGGTGGGCGATTGGCTGGCCCCGTACCTGAACAGATCACTCCAGCATCCAAACTGTGGTTACAGTCCTCCTGGTACTCTCTTCTGTTTGTGCAGTCAGACAGGGCACGCTCTGTGCCGCGGCAGTGAACGCCAAACATCCAGACAGGGCCAGATCCTGGCCCGAAGTATTCGTACTTAGGAGCTCCCACAGCAGACCCACAACCCAGCTGGTTACAAACCACCGTAGCATCCTTCATGTCCCAGAATACACCACACACGGTCCCCCACTGGCCTTGTTGCTTCACCTCCACTCTCCCAGCACAGCGCCTGCCGCCGTTCACCAGCctcacctctgcagcccctTCAAATATCAACACAGGATGGGTCAGGAGAGGTCTCCGCGGCCCAGACTGGATCACGGGCACGTGGATGGGAACCCTTCACCCTCTGGGTGATCCCCAGGGCGGTGTGGGTGTGAGAGTCCCTCCTCTCCCCGCAGGCTGCAAAAAGCCTGGGGGTGCCCGGTGAGAGACCTGCTGGGCCGTTGAGCACCCCATAGCCTGCAGCACCTTCTCCCACTGCCTCTTGCCCATGCCCACCCATACGGCACATCCAGCCCTGCACCAGGcaccctctcctccccagcccatCAACCTCTGCACGGTGCCATGTCCCCAGGCCCTCATCCCTCTCTCCCAACCAAAGGGACATAGGGAAAGGCATAGCACTAGCTGAATGAAGCCCCTTCTCCCCCTCGCCTCAGTGGCACCTGCAAAGAAACCCCATTCCCAGCGGTGTCCCAACAACCGCGCTGCTGCCTGCTGACCCCAGGCTGTGGGACAAGGGACCCCAGGCTTACCCCTGCACAGCtgcacccagggcagcagccacagcacctgAAAGAACAGGAgtccctccttccccatcctgaGCTGCACCTCACTCCCTGTCACGGCTCCTGGGCACTGACAGGGACGATGACGCCAGGAGGCTAATATACCCCTGCAGATGCCgacccagctgcaggaggagccaatagaagcagcagcaccttttTAGACGCTATCCGGAGCTATCTCCCCCTCCGACACAGGCTAGCCCTCCAATGAATTTCTCCAGCACTGTTCATGACCATATATGAGGGACACATGTCTGTCCTGAGGTGGGCGCCATGGTTGCTGCAGCGGGAGATTGTTGTGGGACAAGCTGGGTGTGGAGGGCAAATGAGTCTGTCACCCCCTTGCACCCCTCTACGGGGACTGGGAGCACTGGGCATCTCCTGCGCTTGGCTCATCCAAGAAGTCAAGAGGCCAAGAGGCCATCTGCCCCTGAGCGGTGGGAACCACAACACTGAAACCGCTCTGGGGTCTGCATCAGGACAGGAAGGAaacagcccctgcccctgctaCAGACCCCACCgtgctgggagcagtggctgggaAAGATCCTTGCCCAGGGAAAGAGCTTCATCCCAGGAGCTCTGGCTGGCTTGTCCCACCTTGAAGCACCCCACGGTGGGTCccctgcaggagctgcaccATGTCCCCGTCACGGCAGCAGACATGCCACCCAAAGGCTCAGAAGTGTCCCTGCCTCTCAGCATGTCACCCAGGAGCCGTTATTCCCCTGGGCAGATTGGGAGCTGGAGCCTGCAGGTGCACAAACCACAGCCCACGTGGCTTCGCGGCATccgccgcgctccccccgcAGCGCCTGGGTGAGAAGCCTGTGGTTTCCTCCTGGCAGCATGCTCAGGCACATCCCTGCAAGAGATGGAGCCAGGCAGCTCCTGTCCCTCAGGATGCCCCATGTGGCTGCTTCACACTGAGCCCCACGGCCATGGGATGCCACTGGAGATGTGACTTCAGAGCCTCCTGGTGCCACTCCCATGTTACACTGTCACACGCGGGCACGTGCCGTGTACAGTTCTTCCAAAAACCTGTATTTAGGGTGCATGTGGGTGTGTGTGCACATTATTTTGATGATATCAGAGGCACCTACACAAGCCATAGCCCTGCTCTTGGCCTAAgatctgctccagcaccagtGAAACTACATGCTCCTACACAAGCCACGTGCATCCTGCTGGCCTGTGCATCACTCGGCCACAGGTGATGTCATAGCACCTATGCCTGTCATGTGCCTGTTCCTGGCCTATCAGGTGTTCCGGCACCACTGACATCACAAGGACGTTCACAAGCCGTGTGCCAGCGCCTGGCCTATCATTGACTCAGGTGCCAGTAGCCTCACAAGCACCTACACAATCCATAACTTGCTCCTACTCTATCAGCCGCCTGGGCACAAACGACCTCCTAAGACGCTGCACAACCCACGGGCCCTTTCCTGGCCTATGGGGTCCTCCAATGACGTCGCAAACCCCTACATACACTTTTGGCCTTCACTTGGCCTATCATCTACTCAGCCACGGGCAACCTCCGCAAGCACGTATCCACCCGTTTGCCACCTCCTGGTGTTCAGGTCCTCCACAAGCCGTGAGCCTCCTCGGGGTCCCTCAGCTACCGTGGCAGCTGCCACCTCACAAGCACATTGGCCACATGCTCCCCCGTGGTGGCACAACTCCAGTCACACCCTCACCCCTCCACAGCGAGATGCAAGGGACTGGTGGAAAGGCAAAAGTCAGAGAAAAACTCAAGGGTTTATCCATTTTATACCTCAGGCTTTGTGGCCATGTTGATTTCATTTCTATAGATTTATAGGGAAGCCGGACgtgctccttttccttttgtttctattcacatttaaatatttatttaatcagGAGGACCTGAACAGCCAGGATGTGGCAAATGGGTGGATATATGCTTGTGAAGGTCGCTCGTGGTTGAGTAGCTGATATgccatatatatacacacacatatatatacacacttctatatatacacatatatagaAGTGTAtccaaaaaattaaatatttaaatattaagcaTTTAATTCTTCAGTCTATTCACTCTTATTAAATGAGGTTTGATGTGTTTCATACCTATGCCTTTGtggctgaattaattttaattctatAGCTTTATAAATGACCATCTGTACATAGAAATGTATACACATACAGACATATATAGAAGTGTATCCATAAAATTACTGTGTCCACTTTTCAATGCTGGCTGAGAACACACAAGCGTGACGGTGCCGAGGAGTAGCCATCAGCCAGCCACCGAGCAGCGTGACGTGACACGAAACGGCTGCAGAAATGGGCTGAGAAGAACCTCATGGGGTCCTGCCCCTGAGGACAGAGAGCCCCTGGCACCAGGACGTGATGGGAACACCAGCATGTACAGCAGCTTGGTAGAAAAGGtgctggtggacaccaagttggcCATGAACCATGAGTTTTTGCCACAAAGGCAGCTAGCTCATGGTGGAGGGAGAGGGTCCTTCACCTCTGttctggtgaggccacacctggagaagctgggtccagtgctgggcttcccagtacaagagagacatgggcatactggagagagtccaggGAAGATGAGGAAGGGATTGGAGCATTAGGTTGCAGGGCTGGTGCCGTACTCATGCCATGATCATGAATCTACCTTTGAGAAGCCAGATCTATCTTTGAGAAGTCGGGTCTGCCTTTGAGAAGAAGCTGAGTCTGTTGGGAGACGATGGGATTCACCTGACCAACTGGGACAAGTGGGTCTTCATCAGCAAGCTGGCCAGACTTCTACGGAGAGCTTTAGACTAGACTTAGGGAAGGGCCACCAAGACGATGAAGAGACAGGAGCAGCTCTCCTAGGAGAgactgagggagctgggatggcccagcctggagaagacactGGGGAAGTCTCatcaatgtgtgtgtgtgtatatatatatatatatagtctaTAGATACCCACAGGGAAGGTGTGGAGAAGCCGGGTCCCCTCCGCCACCATTTTGGGAACAACATGAAATCAAGATGGGTTCTTGAGCATTTAATgatgcaggaaaggaaagaagggacaAGACAGGACAGAAGCCACCAGCAAAGGGCACAGGGACACACAGAAGCACTCCTTGGCCAGCACTGGGGTGGTAGAGGGGCTCCAGCTCCCCAGACCCTCCcttgggggctgctggggggcagagTTGGCCAACTGAGGACAGCAGTAGCAGCACTGGGGACATGTCCATGGGGATGATCTCCAAGTTCGTGCTGTAGCTCAGCAGGGTTGGAGGGACAGGGAATGCTTGGGGTGCCTGAGCAGCCAATGGTGGGTCCAAGTGAGAGCTTCTCACCTGGCCTCAGGGAACAGGGGTTTGGGTGTTTGGAAGCTTGGGCTGCTCCAGGAGCCCACACATAGCTCATGTGTTGCCTCCAGAGCTGGAATGAGAGGTACATGTTTCCTCTGCGCCCATGGGGACAAGCCACCCCATCGCAAGAAAGGGGCTAATGGCTGCCTTGAGCTGGCCTCTCCTGGCCGTAGGCAGGGATGTTGATCTGACTGGTCTTTGCAGCCGTCCTCCAGACGGAGAGGATGTTCTTGATGGGAATGTTTGGTTCCAGGACATTTGTGAGGATGGCGACAGAGTCCTCAGGGATTTTGTTGTCTTCCAGAAAGCACCTAAAGGcaaactgcagcctgtgggtgAGGCAGAGGAGGTGGGGTGAGCAGGTGGAGGTGGGATGGAtgtcccaccacccccagcagccAATCATGGCCGATGCTGGCTGTCAACAATAAGCACTATCTTGGTTAAGGTTGCTGGTCAATAGCGGCTCTCAATGATGGCCAAGGTTTCTGGTCAATGGTGGCCAATGCCTCATGTTAGAGGCTACCTTGGAGTATCTCCAGTGGCATCAGGAGCCCACGAGTCAGCTGATGGTCAGGCATAAGAAAAAGCTCTTCCCATCAGGGGTGATGCCACTTTGGGACAGCCCCGAAGATAAGCATCTCCAAAGACAGAGACACACCAACTCGCAACCAGTTGAGGCCTTGAGTAACCTGCCTGGAGCAGGACTTGGACGAGAGACCTTCAGAGGTCCTTCCCCAACCAGACCCTCCTAGGAAGCTGTTACTTCTGCCACCACTCTGTCTGTCCCAGGATATGATCTGGACTTACGGATGGTCAGGCTGGTGCTTGGACAGTGCCACCATGATCATCTCGTGCAGCTCGATGAGGAAGAGGTCGAGGTTGGTGTTGGACAATTTGGAGGACAAGGCTTTTGCCTGCATTGCATCCAGATTTGCTTGGAACTGCTTGGGTACCAAGCAGAAGGGATCCTAAAAAGACCACCAGCGTCAGCAACAGGGAGaccccagcacaccccacccAGATGGATCTGGAAGCAACATCTGATGGAGGAAGGAGAACCACAACCCTCTTGTCTCCTTGAACCTCACATCAGGGCCACCCAGAGAGCTTCCAAGATGTGAGCCAGACTTGAAAGTACCCAGGGGAGTGGATTATCTTGAGGATGGGCCAGAGACCTTGATTTTACCCAGGGAAGGGATGAGACAGAGGTGTCAAAAacgctgcctggctgcagcagtgtagatctcctttctcctcccaggggaacaaaacccctcccttccccaagcctCATCTCCCTCACCTGGTTCATCTGTGCCAACAGCATGGACCTGCGAGCTGCCAGGACCTGCCACAGTGACAGGATGTGCTTCAGCTGGGTGTTGGGCACCACCTGAAGAATGGGGATAGAGAAGTACAGGTGTTCGGGTCATTGGAAGTGTCCCATCCATGCTCAACTCCAGTGTGTCCTGGAGGAGGACACATTGGGCCACCAACATCCTCCAATGGCTGCACCTCAACTGCCCAGTTCAAGCATCCAGGTGGGCTCCCACATCACTGGTGTCCCTCAAGGAACTACTGTGGGCCATCCACAGCACCAGAGGTGTCCCTGAGTTTGACAGACACAGCATGAAGACCTGGCACCACCCAGCCAAGCTTTTAAACCCACCCTGGTGCCCAGGATCTCTTTGCTCCAAGTAGGAGACCCCCAGCCCTCCATGGACACTAGACTTGGGGAACTTGGAGCATGTGAAGGTGGTGGGAGCCATGGGAGACACAAAGTCCTGCCCAGAGAGGCAGGGGTGAAGGCATGAAGGTCCCACTTCCCACCCACCCTGAATCCTTCACGCACCGGCACATCCTTGAACTGCTTTGCACTGGCATccatcctcagctcctgctggaTGTACTCGGGCAGCGGGCGCTTCGGGTCACCACCTGTCACAGCCAGGAACTCAGCAGCCACCTTCAGAGTTGCCAGGACATTGGAGATGGCGTTGACTGAGCGGGCCTCTTCCATGATGCGCTTCTGCTGGTTGATGCTGAGCGGCTCCTGGCAGCAAGAATGGCAAGAATGTGACCTGGCAAGGGCTGGGAACACCACAAAATGATGCCTTCCCAGACTGCTCATCCCCCTGGCACAGAACTGAGTCCTGCCAGGTCTCCCAACCCACTACTTGAGTTGGCCTTGGGTCTTCTCACACATCTTCCCAGTCTTTGTGCCCCCATTGTGACAGAGAACTTGAGGGGAGACCTCAGGGTTGGATGGAGGAGAAGACCGGTGATCCATTTCCTACCTGGTCCAGTTGGTCCCTGACTTTCATCTTGGTGTCCTGGAGGGTCCTCACATTGTTGCGGGGAATGGATGGAGCCGTCTGGAAAGGGTTTGGGACAGCTGGTTACAAATATGCCTGGTGGCACTTAACAGGGGCCAGCAGAGAAGCTCATCTGGGCAGGTGTGGGCCATGGGATGTCCCTGAGGgttctgcaggaggtggtggaTGGCCTCCTGAGGCCACTGTGGGGTTGTGGAGATCGGGGGAGGACCCTGATGTCTGGAAGAAGGCATTTCTGTGAAGGAGGATCTGAGGAGCTCACAGCCTCACCTCTGTCCCCAGCAAGGCAATGGAGAAAGTCCTCTTGGGAGCTACTTCCAAGGACCAAAAAGATCCTAGGAACAGCCCGTGTGGACTGGTCACCTTTAGGAGAGCATGCACAACCCACgtgctgcaggacagcctgATTCTAGTGTCCCCAAGTCCCCTTTTCCCACCGGCTCCAGGCTGCATTTCACAGAATGGAGACCAACAGCCCCAGTCAGGGGGGTGCTCCTCCAAGGTGGTTCAGAGTCCCACTTTGGACCACCCATAATTCTGGAAGATGCTTCTTAAAGTTCTTTGAACAGCTACCAACTCCTCCTTCGTTCTCAAAGAAACCTGGCTGGCTTCCCCTTCACAAAAGTCAGGGCTGTAGGTCCTCATGCTACCTTTCAGCCCACCATTTCATGACCACAGAAGTGGTTTCTGGCCATGGCACTCCATCAAAACCCAAGGAGGAGAGACAGATGCACAGCAGGCATTTATCAATGCCTTCAGTTGAACCTGCTGACTCCAGAAAGGCACATAGAAGAGGCTGGAAATAGACCCCAACCTCACCGCCAGCCTAGGACAACCCAACCTGGCCATCACTGAGCTCACCTGAGCCTTGATGATGGGTTTCCCACTGATGAAGCGATGAACCACTTGCCGCTGCAGCATCTCAAAGTCAAAGTAGGTCGTCTTGGTGCCATCTTCATCTATCTCATACTGCAAGTTGGCGAGCGCCATGGTCAGCAGATCGCTCTTGGATACAGCCAGCACAGAGGAGGGCTTCACCTCTTCTG from Falco biarmicus isolate bFalBia1 chromosome 3, bFalBia1.pri, whole genome shotgun sequence carries:
- the LOC130145575 gene encoding antigen WC1.1-like isoform X5, yielding MGKEGLLFFQVLWLLPWVQLCRGAAEVRLVNGGRRCAGRVEVKQQGQWGTVCGVFWDMKDATVVCNQLGCGSAVGAPKYEYFGPGSGPVWMFGVHCRGTERALSDCTNRREYQEDCNHSLDAGVICSGFVQLTGGDSPCSGRVEIHSRGSWRAVCDSDFGPKAADVVCRELQCGAALSVVGAAPFGEHAGPMWNGLLQCMGNESLLVSCPRGPPRDQPCTHGNAAGIICTRKDSCWGVKQEGDAGDRGVGQGGCCARREDGRRDVVACSPKVMQKEEKGRVSSAWPLLQLLREREHRSALPRPSLFPEYTGFRLNNGTACEGRVEVQVQGTWGSLCASRWDLLDAHVLCRHLNCGFAETIPERGRFGRGTGPIWRDSFHCNGTEEHLGQCSMTTLGASPCSREDEAAVICSGPADSKSLRLVGGESQCNGRVEIFHHGTWGRVLDDNWDMQEANVVCQQLRCGAATAAYKPLKAQRGRGPVGLRGVRCAGQETSLTACRTSLPKNARVAEMMEDVGVVCSGSWQIRLVDGPGRCAGRVEVYNQGSWGTVCDDGWDLLDATVVCRQLDCGGAVDAVRFAQFGAGSGEIWLDNVNCSGNESALWDCPAVSWEQQDCGHKEDAGVICSDFMALRLENSNNCSGRLQVFYNGTWGGVCSNSVTPKTVSLACKELGCGNRGSLEMRLPYGRVSGPTWLDHVQCEERISSFWQCPSSPWNPQSCRDLRDETYITCNGSWTEAPPTLEPPCPNSTSCTDREKIRAMGGEDKCSGRVEIWHRGSWGTVCDDSWDMQDAEVACRQLGCGPAVSALDEAAFGQGMGPIWLEKVECRGTELSLQDCWAQPGDSGACRHKEDASVRCSAPLRTAAPASQTDPTPEHLTGSRSISLPVVICIILGGLLCLLLALLVGQIQSARAWRKALPLSVGSGTSWEPFPAAVYEEINYRLAWEKEAKFRGSGSYSEGFPIKLQPYPQDSKEEDGLGPAPDVLDPPGGYQADGYDDVREASGPGEDPVSRQGDWEMPVAPEEGAGPMDAPGGANLPSQRSAGAPGAVEGAWSLSLESAGYDDAEEVSLAHPPEDTEAVAPGRDARRADVQQSRPIPSLDTPTSPSPCPWGLT
- the LOC130145575 gene encoding antigen WC1.1-like isoform X2; this translates as MGKEGLLFFQVLWLLPWVQLCRGAAEVRLVNGGRRCAGRVEVKQQGQWGTVCGVFWDMKDATVVCNQLGCGSAVGAPKYEYFGPGSGPVWMFGVHCRGTERALSDCTNRREYQEDCNHSLDAGVICSGFVQLTGGDSPCSGRVEIHSRGSWRAVCDSDFGPKAADVVCRELQCGAALSVVGAAPFGEHAGPMWNGLLQCMGNESLLVSCPRGPPRDQPCTHGNAAGIICTRKDSCWGVKQEGDAGDRGVGQGGCCARREDGRRDVVACSPKVMQKEEKGRVSSAWPLLQLLREREHRSALPRPSLFPEYTGFRLNNGTACEGRVEVQVQGTWGSLCASRWDLLDAHVLCRHLNCGFAETIPERGRFGRGTGPIWRDSFHCNGTEEHLGQCSMTTLGASPCSREDEAAVICSGPADSKSLRLVGGESQCNGRVEIFHHGTWGRVLDDNWDMQEANVVCQQLRCGAATAAYKPLKAQRGRGPVGLRGVRCAGQETSLTACRTSLPKNARVAEMMEDVGVVCSGSWQIRLVDGPGRCAGRVEVYNQGSWGTVCDDGWDLLDATVVCRQLDCGGAVDAVRFAQFGAGSGEIWLDNVNCSGNESALWDCPAVSWEQQDCGHKEDAGVICSDFMALRLENSNNCSGRLQVFYNGTWGGVCSNSVTPKTVSLACKELGCGNRGSLEMRLPYGRVSGPTWLDHVQCEERISSFWQCPSSPWNPQSCRDLRDETYITCNGSWTEAPPTLEPPCPNSTSCTDREKIRAMGGEDKCSGRVEIWHRGSWGTVCDDSWDMQDAEVACRQLGCGPAVSALDEAAFGQGMGPIWLEKVECRGTELSLQDCWAQPGDSGACRHKEDASVRCSAPLRTAAPASQTDPTPEHLTGSRSISLPVVICIILGGLLCLLLALLVGQIQSARAWRKALPLSVGSGTSWEPFPAAVYEEINYRLAWEKEAKFRGSGSYSEGFPIKLQPYPQDSKEEDGLGPAPDVLDPPGGYQADGYDDVREASGPGEDPVSRQGDWEMPVAPEEGAGPMDAPGGANLPSQRSAGAPGAVEGAWSLSLESAGYDDAEEVSLAHPPEDTEAVAPGRDARTQVAQTTAGTAGTSVSRDTLAIKMGMLGSTGSAAPPSSPTQPSEERDNSTIFIYLCITRGPAPLLVPWAGTGRK
- the LOC130145575 gene encoding antigen WC1.1-like isoform X7, which encodes MGKEGLLFFQVLWLLPWVQLCRGAAEVRLVNGGRRCAGRVEVKQQGQWGTVCGVFWDMKDATVVCNQLGCGSAVGAPKYEYFGPGSGPVWMFGVHCRGTERALSDCTNRREYQEDCNHSLDAGVICSGFVQLTGGDSPCSGRVEIHSRGSWRAVCDSDFGPKAADVVCRELQCGAALSVVGAAPFGEHAGPMWNGLLQCMGNESLLVSCPRGPPRDQPCTHGNAAGIICTQYTGFRLNNGTACEGRVEVQVQGTWGSLCASRWDLLDAHVLCRHLNCGFAETIPERGRFGRGTGPIWRDSFHCNGTEEHLGQCSMTTLGASPCSREDEAAVICSGPADSKSLRLVGGESQCNGRVEIFHHGTWGRVLDDNWDMQEANVVCQQLRCGAATAAYKPLKAQRGRGPVGLRGVRCAGQETSLTACRTSLPKNARVAEMMEDVGVVCSGSWQIRLVDGPGRCAGRVEVYNQGSWGTVCDDGWDLLDATVVCRQLDCGGAVDAVRFAQFGAGSGEIWLDNVNCSGNESALWDCPAVSWEQQDCGHKEDAGVICSDFMALRLENSNNCSGRLQVFYNGTWGGVCSNSVTPKTVSLACKELGCGNRGSLEMRLPYGRVSGPTWLDHVQCEERISSFWQCPSSPWNPQSCRDLRDETYITCNGSWTEAPPTLEPPCPNSTSCTDREKIRAMGGEDKCSGRVEIWHRGSWGTVCDDSWDMQDAEVACRQLGCGPAVSALDEAAFGQGMGPIWLEKVECRGTELSLQDCWAQPGDSGACRHKEDASVRCSAPLRTAAPASQTDPTPEHLTGSRSISLPVVICIILGGLLCLLLALLVGQIQSARAWRKALPLSVGSGTSWEPFPAAVYEEINYRLAWEKEAKFRGSGSYSEGFPIKLQPYPQDSKEEDGLGPAPDVLDPPGGYQADGYDDVREASGPGEDPVSRQGDWEMPVAPEEGAGPMDAPGGANLPSQRSAGAPGAVEGAWSLSLESAGYDDAEEVSLAHPPEDTEAVAPGRDARLLLLPRSFTDPKCSCHSPRAVRRHSIPRTPPPPVLQPHPTTLLQHPLGLCRCSTCVQMQGGWEQEGLGGPLPGRQRKESPWGGRKDSQET